One genomic window of Arthrobacter sp. KBS0703 includes the following:
- a CDS encoding Flp pilus assembly protein CpaB, producing the protein MKSRLLAGAAAVVLALVGAMLVVSYAQGADLRAVQSLDPVDVLVVKTAIPAGTPVESMSGSLATEKLPGTAVASTALKSLDKSEGKVAAVALVPGEQLVAERLVAPAELKVDGAITVPAGLQEVTFQLQPDRVVGGRLTAGDHVGVFVSLEKGALADKLDAETTKLTVRKVLLTAVQRAPETTPTIQPTPSASPDVSSADPRDTTLPVGSLMLTVAVSDVDAAKIVFAAEFGKIWLSKEPLNAKDSGPRIITRDGVYK; encoded by the coding sequence AGTCACGCCTACTCGCCGGAGCGGCCGCCGTGGTCCTTGCCCTTGTGGGCGCAATGCTGGTGGTTTCCTACGCCCAAGGTGCTGACCTGCGTGCCGTGCAGTCCCTCGATCCGGTGGATGTCCTCGTCGTGAAGACTGCAATTCCGGCTGGCACCCCGGTCGAGTCAATGAGTGGCTCGCTGGCAACCGAGAAACTCCCCGGAACTGCGGTGGCCAGCACAGCGTTGAAGTCACTCGACAAATCGGAGGGCAAGGTGGCAGCCGTGGCCCTCGTGCCAGGCGAGCAGCTCGTGGCTGAGCGATTGGTCGCGCCCGCGGAGCTCAAAGTCGACGGTGCCATCACGGTCCCCGCTGGCCTCCAGGAAGTCACATTCCAACTTCAGCCCGATCGCGTCGTTGGTGGCCGTCTGACCGCGGGTGACCACGTCGGGGTTTTCGTCTCACTCGAAAAGGGCGCACTGGCAGACAAACTGGATGCTGAGACCACCAAACTGACCGTCCGTAAAGTCCTTCTGACGGCTGTGCAACGCGCACCTGAAACCACGCCCACGATCCAACCGACTCCTTCCGCATCCCCCGACGTTAGTAGCGCCGACCCGCGCGACACCACACTCCCAGTCGGTTCCCTCATGCTCACGGTCGCGGTCAGCGACGTGGACGCGGCCAAGATCGTCTTCGCAGCCGAATTCGGTAAGATCTGGCTCAGCAAGGAACCCCTCAACGCCAAGGACAGCGGCCCACGGATCATCACGCGGGACGGGGTCTACAAGTGA